CGCGGTTAACAATTGCGCTTTTTTGCGCGACGAAACCGGAAGCGTCGTCTGGTCACTTAGCAATACGTAGCCGCCATCGCGGTTGATATAGCTGACGAGGTGATCCAGGTTGATGATGTGCGAATGGTGGATACGTTCGAAACCGGTTCCGCCAGAGGCAACGGGAAGCAGTTCTTCAAATTCCTTCAATGGCCGTGCGACCAATAACTTTTTTCCGTTGGTAAAATGGACGCAGGTGTAGTTACCCTCTGCGTTGCAACGCACAATCGACTGTAGTTCATATAGATGGATGCCTTGCGAGGTGTGCAGTGCGATGCGGCGGTTTTGTTGGGGAAGCGCCTGGTTCCGCAGGAAGTTTTCTATTTGCATACCCAGATCGGCTGATTTCTGGCTTTGCGCACGTGCCACGGCTTCTTTGAGTTCTGTGGCATCGATGGGCTTAAGGAGGTAGTCAAGTGCGCTGAACCGAATGGCCTTGATTGCGTATTGGCTGTAAGCAGTGGTGAAAATCACCTGTACCTTTTGACCTTTGCAGGCTTCCAGTATATCGAAACCGAGTCCATCAGTAAGTTGTATATCAAGAAACACCAACTCCGGTTGGGCGCTTGCCATGAGGGCAATGCCATCCTGTACGGTACCTGCCGTTCCGATAACAGACAGCTCCGGGCAGTGCTTGGCGATGTCGGCCTTGAGGGCAGATATGGCCTGTTGTTCGTCTTCGATGATAATAGTTCGCATCTACCAAATGGTTTTAAATGGGATAATAAGCGTAACAGTCGTGCCGGCGGCGTCACCGTTTTCGTGGTAACGGTCGGTAATTTTGAAGGTGGTTTCACCAGGTGTAACCGCCATGAGTTGGAGTCGCTCGCGCGTAATTTCGATCGCCTTTCCGTCATGGTCGCGGTGCCGGTTGCGAGTAGCAGAAGCGGCGCGGCCTATACCATCATCCTGGACGGTACACACCAGTTGATCACCGTCCCGACGAAAGGACACTTCGAGCAGGCCTTTGTTTTTTTTCGGCGCCAGACCGTGAATGATGGCATTTTCAATCAGGGGTTGCAGCAGCAGGGTCGGAATCGCCACTTCGTCCCGGTTGAGGTACGGATCTGAATGAATGTGATAGTCGAAGGCATCCGGGTACCGAATCAGTGCAAGGTCGATATAGAGCGTCAACATCTGTATCTCGGTGGCCAGCGAAATCTGTTGTTCCGCATTCTCCAACAGCAGACGTAACAAGCGTGAGAATTTGGTAATATAGGTCCCGGCCAAATCGTCATTTCGTTCTGAATAGTAGCCTTTTATCGTATTAAGGGCGTTGAAGATGAAATGCGGGTTCATTTGCATCAGCAGTACTTTCTGCTCTAGTTCCGCTGCTTTTTTCTCGAGTTGGGCGCGATCGCGTTCCCGCCGGATCCGGTCGCGCTCCGCGGTAAACTGAGCGTCCAATGCGCGCAAACGCCATTTCCATATTCCATACAGAACACCACTTATAACCAAAATACTGATGAGGATAAAGGGCCATCGAAGCCAGAACGGTTCCCGGACCGTAAAGTCAAAATGTTGGGGTGTACTTGACGTCCCCGATACGTTGATCGCGGCCACAGTGAACCGATAATGCCCTGGGGGAAGCGCTTTATAGCGAATGTCTGTTTCCCCACTGATCGTCCAGCCGCGGTCATACCCGTCGAGTTTGTAGCGGTATCGGATGTTTTTGCCCGATCGGAACGAAATACCTCCAAAAAAGATACGCACTTCGTTCTGGTCATACGGAAGTTCCGTTCCGTTTGCCAAAGGATGTGTATCGTTTACCATGACCTTGCGAATCGTGACCCGCGGCGGTATCGAGATCCCGCGTATATCGCGCGCCGCAATCGCCAGTAGTGCATCGTCGGTCGCTAAAAACAGTGTATCTCCCACGATCTCCGTGTCGTTTACGCGCGTTTGTGCGAGACCCAGGGCCCGGTTGAGGTTGGTAACAGTACATCTGCCGTTCTCAATAAATAATTGGTCGACGCCCGCATTGTGGCTGATAAAAACCGTATGGGGATGGATGCCCGGTTTTATTGCATAGATGCTGTTACTGCCGAGTCCACTTCTCCTGGTAAGCTCCTGCACCAATTTCTCGTTTCGATATACCAGCAGCCCTTTCGAGTCGGTGCCCGCCAACAGTATACTACCTTCCTGGTAAAGCGTCAGGATGGTAGTCGGACCGTCGGGTGTGGGTAGTGGATGTCGTTGTTTCGGATTATCCAGTGAAACCCGGTATACGCCTTTCTTGGTTCCAGCCCACACATACCGGTCATCGGCCATCAGGCTGTAGGTAGGAAAATGCAGGACCATGCTGGAATCCTCATCATGGATAATATGGTTGGAGAGGTTGTACATCGTGGTGCGATCGAGGGCTACCAGCGCCGCCAATCCAAGCCAGTTGCGTCCTTTTGCGTCAATATATAAGGCTTTTCCGCCGGGCATGTCGACATCCCGGATGCGTCCGTTATCGATAAAACGAAAGCCGGCACTTCCGATAATGGCGGTGAAATGATCCTTGTGATAAATCTGTGACACCACACTATTGGGAGACGGTGTCGGAATGCTGTTTTCGGTTAACGTCCCGTTGCGCCAACGATAGTAGTCACTCGAAAATCCGCCGGCCCATAATTCATCCCGGTAGTAAGAGAGGCAGTTGGCTACAATATCGCTGCCGTCCCTTTTTTTGATGGCCGTCATGTGCCGTGACGGAATCAGGAACACTCCGTCGTCAAGGGTCGTCACCCACATCGCATGTTCAAAATCCTCGGCAACCGATGACACGGCGTGGCCTTTCAGGAAATGGGAGAAGCGGGCACCTGTATCGCGTAATCTTCGTCGGAAGAGCCCGTTTCGTGTTCCCACCCAGAGGTCTTCTTTTGAATCAATATAAATGCTGATGATTTCATCGTGCTCCAGATCAAGGTCGGCAACAAGACGCTGTTCGCGCCCGTCAAAACTGTAAAGCCGGTCGCCGTCGGAGAAGTACATGCCATCACGCCAACGAAGGGTGCGGCAGATATGTTTTCGGAATTCGGGCGGGCGGAAGGTGAACCGCCGCTTTTGCTGTCGGTCAGTGATGCCGGTCCGGAAGAACAATAGGTTTTCGTTTTGGTAACGAAAAATATCCAGGACTTCAGAACGGGCTCCAGTCCTGTTTA
This genomic interval from Flavobacterium sp. HJ-32-4 contains the following:
- a CDS encoding LytTR family DNA-binding domain-containing protein, with protein sequence MRTIIIEDEQQAISALKADIAKHCPELSVIGTAGTVQDGIALMASAQPELVFLDIQLTDGLGFDILEACKGQKVQVIFTTAYSQYAIKAIRFSALDYLLKPIDATELKEAVARAQSQKSADLGMQIENFLRNQALPQQNRRIALHTSQGIHLYELQSIVRCNAEGNYTCVHFTNGKKLLVARPLKEFEELLPVASGGTGFERIHHSHIINLDHLVSYINRDGGYVLLSDQTTLPVSSRKKAQLLTALEGFRNL
- a CDS encoding histidine kinase, translating into MWRLLLALFGLWTMATWAQEPYAVHFGRKDGLPTTNVYCAMQDRDGYMWFGTDIGVLRFDGATFQHYSTEDGLGDNEVFGCYQDPAGRIWFSTYNGRISYYQNGRFYNDARDKRLMRTPEPTMMLKVNGDSNGNVFFLYRNRYYIFFNPKTGSRLNRTGARSEVLDIFRYQNENLLFFRTGITDRQQKRRFTFRPPEFRKHICRTLRWRDGMYFSDGDRLYSFDGREQRLVADLDLEHDEIISIYIDSKEDLWVGTRNGLFRRRLRDTGARFSHFLKGHAVSSVAEDFEHAMWVTTLDDGVFLIPSRHMTAIKKRDGSDIVANCLSYYRDELWAGGFSSDYYRWRNGTLTENSIPTPSPNSVVSQIYHKDHFTAIIGSAGFRFIDNGRIRDVDMPGGKALYIDAKGRNWLGLAALVALDRTTMYNLSNHIIHDEDSSMVLHFPTYSLMADDRYVWAGTKKGVYRVSLDNPKQRHPLPTPDGPTTILTLYQEGSILLAGTDSKGLLVYRNEKLVQELTRRSGLGSNSIYAIKPGIHPHTVFISHNAGVDQLFIENGRCTVTNLNRALGLAQTRVNDTEIVGDTLFLATDDALLAIAARDIRGISIPPRVTIRKVMVNDTHPLANGTELPYDQNEVRIFFGGISFRSGKNIRYRYKLDGYDRGWTISGETDIRYKALPPGHYRFTVAAINVSGTSSTPQHFDFTVREPFWLRWPFILISILVISGVLYGIWKWRLRALDAQFTAERDRIRRERDRAQLEKKAAELEQKVLLMQMNPHFIFNALNTIKGYYSERNDDLAGTYITKFSRLLRLLLENAEQQISLATEIQMLTLYIDLALIRYPDAFDYHIHSDPYLNRDEVAIPTLLLQPLIENAIIHGLAPKKNKGLLEVSFRRDGDQLVCTVQDDGIGRAASATRNRHRDHDGKAIEITRERLQLMAVTPGETTFKITDRYHENGDAAGTTVTLIIPFKTIW